The following proteins are encoded in a genomic region of Glycine soja cultivar W05 chromosome 17, ASM419377v2, whole genome shotgun sequence:
- the LOC114392203 gene encoding uncharacterized protein LOC114392203 — MSGMLPGVECARRRRLHNSAGDDSTSNRSFCLYTTRNLQSSSSLLERSMLNRAYPDENLGGAAREAKRRLDQKFMAHIKSESHKRKGLFHGLWRQLRS; from the exons ATGTCTGGGATGCTTCCGGGAGTTGAATGTGCTCGAAGGAGACGCTTGCATAACAGTGCTGGTGATGATTCCACCAGCAACCGCTCTTTCTGTTTGTATACTACCAGGAACCTCCAATCCTCTTCCTCTTTACTG GAAAGAAGCATGTTAAATCGGGCATACCCAGATGAAAATCTCGGAGGAGCGGCACGCGAAGCCAAACGGAGACTTGATCAGAAGTTCATGGCACATATCAAATCAGAAAGCCACAAAAGAAAAGGCCTTTTTCATGGTTTGTGGCGCCAACTCAGATCTTAG
- the LOC114392478 gene encoding uncharacterized protein LOC114392478 — MVYSYYTPTYYSTLHDSLTSLCKTILPFSFKKRPLPAAEHKLSKLQSDNLKWQQDSFHQVLNLMGLHKEGIVAESEVSAFRTHLLDTLIASPPEQEHPVILRDKLLFLQELLYAKCISEEEYHSSKRPLLQRLAAQGAQIEARDVIVARPKDSKENSEEEWSVIDLKDEKCWVNKENLGSKSKSNQGSAMKQIKGAALVFGFGKGGKNGEEKSMFDSPSLSANNESRENPFWDAQTKEKQSEGKSILMEESVPPEPVKESGGLDKLKRKPFRTLFHKEQSGGPEQDQRSGKSGKKQWGFEGFKKWRRNESEEETAPLPLNESEEAYSGSLAKTLGEGPDTKLIKKKLHSDGSPSDFFIDKVLGDKIKKELSRIQTELSSTNPNLKFSNDQIEAISTRIPVDKAELKNYFPKSWCDRYGDVVLDVVKKEFKDHVAEMENRRNIAREKQSNSRRWTTTTFDGDENIHPNLFGHRDNNSVRSSNINPFSHGYA, encoded by the exons ATGGTGTACTCCTACTACACCCCCACGTACTACTCAACCCTCCATGACTCACTCACCTCTCTGTGCAAGACCATTCTTCCTTTCAGCTTCAAGAAACGACCGTTACCTGCGGCGGAACACAAATTGTCGAAACTGCAATCCGACAACCTTAAATGGCAGCAAGACTCTTTCCACCAGGTGCTGAACTTGATGGGTCTCCACAAAGAAGGCATCGTCGCTGAATCTGAAGTTTCGGCCTTCAGAACCCACTTGCTAGACACCCTCATTGCTTCTCCTCCAGAACAAGAACACCCCGTTATATTAAGAGATAAGCTTCTGTTTCTCCAG GAACTTCTCTATGCCAAGTGCATTTCTGAAGAAGAGTACCATTCTTCTAAGAGGCCATTACTCCAGAGACTGGCAGCACAGGGGGCTCAGATTGAAGCTAGGGATGTGATCGTGGCAAGGCCTAAGGACTCAAAAGAGAATTCAGAGGAAGAGTGGTCAGTGATTGATTTGAAGGATGAGAAGTGCTGGGTGAACAAAGAGAATTTGGGTAGTAAGAGCAAGTCCAATCAGGGATCAGCCATGAAGCAGATTAAAGGAGCAGCCTTGGTATTTGGCTTTGGCAAAGGTGGGAAAAATGGGGAAGAAAAGAGCATGTTTGACTCACCTTCTTTGTCTGCCAACAATGAATCAAGGGAAAACCCCTTCTGGGATGCTCAGACAAAGGAAAAACAAAGTGAAGGAAAGTCAATTCTTATGGAGGAAAGTGTGCCTCCAGAACCAGTGAAGGAGAGTGGCGGTTTGGACAAGTTGAAGAGGAAACCATTTAGAACTTTGTTTCATAAGGAGCAAAGTGGTGGTCCTGAACAAGATCAAAGATCGGGGAAATCAGGTAAAAAGCAATGGGGATTTGAAGGGTTCAAGAAATGGaggagaaatgaatcagaagaAGAGACAGCTCCTTTGCCTCTTAATGAGAGTGAGGAGGCCTATTCGGGTTCCTTAGCAAAGACACTTGGGGAGGGACCAGACACTAAGTTAATAAAGAAGAAGTTGCATTCTGATGGTTCCCcatctgatttttttattgataag GTTTTGGGAGACAAGATAAAGAAGGAGTTGTCAAGAATCCAGACAGAACTGAGCAGCACAAACCCAAATCTTAAATTTTC GAATGATCAGATTGAAGCAATTTCTACAAGAATTCCAGTGGACAAGGCTGAGTTGAAAAATTACTTTCCCAA ATCATGGTGTGACCGATACGGTGATGTTGTGCTGGATGTGGTGAAGAAAGAGTTCAAGGACCATGTTGCGGAAATGGAGAACAGGCGCAACATTGCTAGAGAAAAACAAAGCAACTCTAGGCGTTGGACAACAACAACATTTGACGGTGACGAAAACATTCATCCAAATCTTTTTGGTCATCGTGATAATAATTCAGTTCGTAGCAGTAACATTAATCCATTTTCTCATGGTTACGCTTAG
- the LOC114393425 gene encoding uncharacterized protein LOC114393425, whose product MGSSSSRLGSRPSSSSSHSHRVNRFRLSSLLCGTSTSRSVHQMEELSAELRVDSARDFDGEIQKDTEESSLSYTEARISSSRPAETATLSDMRTEFHGNTSVEGSSRNVATNSQRNCLSEHEELVPPYQVSAGHTGHESYSDSSNTASTSFVEQQSSDPVSVNVSANKDLVNDVNNPVVSDVSQVSHETMRPRSSTPQEHGNFGSGEISVENHTSAFISIQNSSSPVAQVSNLAATSQLPEDEPRRETIPSGLGILVSNRERGPGNDSVLQVDVVTISSNILSGSSADANDNDARRNGRRLFWDAFSRRSSRRLGDSPTIVFSAGGADDSGSQDRWLVDFGGDLSNDGVGGASGYTGSRIHRLNERRMQHSRSEIWERLRGGFDEIGRWNSCPLGLHADGMCSCESSPMAEESSTQASISRIIMLAEALFEVLDEIHRQPGSLSLSMVSLPAPESVVDSLPLKSHKKVDVAHGGNDAEQCYICLADYEEGDQIRVLPCFHEYHMSCVDKWLKEIHGVCPLCRGNVCGGFTESSANSEVQSH is encoded by the exons ATGGGTTCTTCCTCTAGTCGACTTGGGTCTCGCCCTTCTTCGTCTTCTAGTCACAGTCACAGGGTCAACCGCTTCAGATTATCGTCTCTTCTATGTGGCACCTCCACCTCTCGCTCCGTTCATCAG ATGGAAGAACTTTCAGCTGAACTTCGGGTTGATTCAGCAAGGGATTTTGATGGTGAAATTCAGAAAGACACTGAGGAATCGTCTTTATCATATACAGAAGCTAGAATTAGCTCCAGTCGCCCTGCTGAAACTGCAACCCTATCTGATATGAGAACTGAGTTCCATGGGAATACTAGTGTTGAAGGTTCTTCTAGAAACGTTGCAACAAATAGTCAGAGGAACTGCTTGTCTGAACATGAGGAGCTTGTCCCTCCTTATCAGGTAAGTGCTGGTCATACTGGTCATGAATCATATAGTGATAGTAGCAACACAGCTAGTACTTCATTTGTAGAACAGCAGTCTTCAGATCCAGTCTCTGTAAATGTTTCTGCTAACAAGGATTTAGTCAATGATGTTAATAATCCAGTGGTTAGTGATGTCTCTCAAGTTTCTCATGAGACAATGCGTCCAAGAAGTTCAACCCCTCAAGAGCATGGGAATTTTGGTTCTGGTGAAATTTCTGTTGAGAATCACACTAGTGCATTCATATCTATTCAGAATTCTTCCAGCCCTGTTGCTCAAGTTTCCAACTTAGCAGCAACCTCTCAATTGCCAGAAGATGAACCTCGTCGTGAGACAATACCTTCGGGTTTAGGTATTCTTGTGTCCAATCGGGAAAGAGGGCCGGGAAATGATAGTGTGCTTCAAGTTGATGTGGTCACTATATCTTCCAACATTTTGTCTGGTAGCAGTGCTGATGCCAATGATAATGATGCCAGAAGGAATGGTAGAAGATTATTTTGGGATGCTTTTTCACGACGTAGTTCTAGAAGGCTTGGTGATTCTCCAACCATTGTCTTCTCTGCTGGGGGTGCTGATGATTCTGGATCTCAAGATCGATGGCTAGTTGATTTTGGTGGTGATTTGTCAAATGATGGGGTTGGAGGTGCTTCCGGATATACGGGTAGTAGAATTCACAGATTGAATGAACGAAGAATGCAACACTCAAGATCTGAg ATCTGGGAAAGGCTTCGTGGTGGCTTTGATGAGATTGGTCGGTGGAATTCATGTCCACTAGGACTCCATGCAGATGGCATGTGCTCATGTGAGTCTTCCCCAATGGCTGAGGAATCTAGCACTCAAGCAAGTATTTCAAGAATCATCATGCTGGCTGAGGCTTTGTTTGAG GTTTTAGATGAAATTCATCGACAACCTGGATCACTGTCTCTATCCATGGTATCTCTCCCTGCACCTGAATCAGTTGTTGATTCACTCCCTCTGAAATCTCACAAAAAGGTTGATGTAGCTCATGGAGGCAATGATGCTGAACA ATGTTACATATGTCTGGCGGATTATGAAGAAGGGGACCAAATAAGAGTTCTTCCTTGCTTCCACGAGTATCACATGTCATGTGTCGATAAATGGCTTAAAGAAATACATGG TGTATGTCCTCTGTGTCGCGGCAATGTCTGTGGAGGGTTCACAGAGTCTTCTGCCAACTCAGAAGTGCAGTCTCATTGA
- the LOC114392793 gene encoding 110 kDa U5 small nuclear ribonucleoprotein component CLO-like: MDDSLYDEFGNYIGPEIESDQDSDRDSDADADDNPDDQSDGGGTAHSDGEGPSNGWMTTISDELENQVVLAEDKKYYPTAEEVYGEDVETLVMDEDEQPLEQPIIKPVRNIKFEVGVKDSSTYVSSQFLLGLMSNPTLVRNVALVGNLQHGKTVFMDMLVEQTHHMSTFDSQSEKHMRYTDTRIDEQERRISIKAIPMSLVLEDSNSKSYLCNIMDTPGHVNFSDEMTAALRLADGAVLIVDAAEGVMVNTERAIRHAIQERLPIVVVINKVDRLITELKLPPKDAYHKLRHTLEVINTHISAASSIAGGVQVVDPVAGNVCFASATAGWSFTLQSFAKLYGKLHGIPLEANKFASRLWGDYYFHPDTRTFKKKPPASGGERSFVEFVLEPLYKIYSQVIGEHKKSVETTLAELGVTLSNAAYRLNVRPLLRLACSSVFGPASGFTDMLVQHIPSPRDAAIKKVDHIYTGPKDSSIYKAMAQCDSYGPLMVNVTKLYPKSDCSVFDAFGRVYSGKIQTGQAVRVLGEGYSPDDEEDMTVKEVTKLWVYQARDRMPVAEAPPGSWVLIEGVDASIMKTSTLCNVDYDEDVYIFRPLQFNTLSVVKTATEPLNPSELPKMVEGLRKISKSYPLAVTKVEESGEHTILGTGELYLDSIMKDLRELYSEVEVKVADPVVSFCETVVESSSMKCFAETPNKKNKITMIAEPLERGLAEDIENGVVSTDWSKKKLGEFFQTKYDWDLLAARSIWAFGPDKQGPNILLDDTLPTEVNKDLMNAVKDSIVQGFQWGAREGPLCDEPIRNVKFKIVDAKIANESLHRGSGQIIPTARRVAYSAFLMATPRLMEPVYYVEIQTPIDCVSAIYTVLSRRRGHVTADVPQPGTPAYIVKAFLPVIESFGFETDLRYHTQGQAFCMSVFDHWAIVPGDPLDKSIVLRPLEPAPIQHLAREFMVKTRRRKGMSEDVSINKFFDEAMMVELAQQAADLHQQMM; this comes from the exons ATGGACGACAGCTTGTACGACGAGTTCGGCAACTACATCGGCCCCGAGATCGAGTCCGACCAGGACTCCGACCGCGACTCCGACGCCGATGCCGACGACAACCCCGACGACCAATCCGACGGCGGAGGCACCGCCCACTCCGACGGCGAGGGCCCGAGCAACGGGTGGATGACGACAATCTCCGACGAGCTGGAGAACCAGGTTGTGTTAGCAGAGGACAAAAAGTACTACCCCACCGCAGAAGAGGTGTACGGCGAGGACGTGGAAACCTTAGTCATGGACGAAGACGAACAGCCCCTGGAGCAACCTATCATAAAGCCCGTGAGAAACATAAAATTCGAAGTGGGCGTGAAGGACTCCTCCACCTACGTGTCCTCTCAGTTCCTCCTGGGTCTCATGTCAAACCCTACTTTGGTTCGCAATGTGGCGCTGGTGGGGAACTTGCAGCACGGAAAGACGGTGTTCATGGACATGCTCGTGGAGCAGACGCACCACATGTCCACGTTTGATTCACAGAGTGAGAAGCACATGCGGTATACTGATACCAGAATTGATGAACAGGAGAGGAGGATTTCGATCAAGGCCATTCCCATGTCGCTCGTGCTCGAGGATAGCAATTCCAAGTCCTATTTGTGTAACATCATGGACACGCCTGGACATGTTAATTTCTCCGACGAGATGACCGCGGCGTTGCGGCTTGCTGATGGCGCTGTCTTGATTGTAGATGCTGCTGAAGGAGTCATG GTAAACACGGAGAGGGCGATACGTCACGCAATTCAGGAGCGGTTGCCGATTGTTGTTGTAATTAATAAG GTTGACAGGCTTATAACTGAGCTTAAGTTGCCGCCAAAGGATGCTTATCATAAACTAAGGCATACTTTGGAAGTTATTAATACTCATATATCTGCTGCCTCCTCGATTGCTGGTGGTGTTCAAGTTGTGGATCCAGTTGCTGGAAATGTTTGTTTTGCTAGTGCTACTGCTGGATGGTCCTTTACATTGCAGTCGTTTGCTAAGTTGTATGGGAAGCTGCATGGAATTCCTTTGGAGGCTAATAAATTTGCTTCTCGGCTTTGGGGAGATTATTATTTTCATCCGGATACCAGAACCTTCAAAAAGAAACCCCCTGCCAGTGGAGGGGAACGATCTTTTGTGGAGTTTGTGCTGGAGCCACTTTACAAGATATATAGCCAGGTGATCGGGGAACATAAAAAGAGTGTAGAGACAACACTTGCTGAACTTGGAGTCACTCTAAGTAATGCAGCCTACAGATTAAATGTTAGGCCTTTGCTAAGGTTGGCTTGTAGCTCAGTTTTTGGTCCAGCTTCGGGTTTCACCGATATGCTTGTTCAGCATATACCTTCTCCGAGGGATGCTGCAATTAAGAAAGTTGATCATATATATACTGGTCCTAAAGACTCTTCTATTTACAAAGCCATGGCACAGTGTGATTCTTATGGCCCCCTAATGGTTAATGTGACCAAATTGTATCCCAAATCCGATTGCAGTGTGTTTGATGCCTTTGGTAGAGTTTATAGTGGTAAGATACAGACAGGACAGGCTGTACGTGTTCTAGGAGAAGGATACTCGCCGGATGATGAGGAGGACATGACTGTAAAAGAAGTAACTAAGTTGTGGGTGTATCAAGCTCGTGATAGGATGCCAGTAGCTGAGGCTCCTCCCGGTTCTTGGGTTCTAATTGAAGGTGTGGATGCTTCAATCATGAAAACTTCTACTCTTTGTAATGTGGATTATGATGAAGATGTATATATATTCCGCCCTCTTCAGTTCAATACACTGTCAGTGGTAAAAACAGCTACTGAGCCATTAAATCCAAGTGAGTTGCCAAAAATGGTGGAGGGCCTGAGGAAAATAAGCAAGAGTTATCCTCTTGCAGTTACTAAAGTCGAGGAATCTGGGGAGCACACTATTTTAGGGACTGGTGAGCTGTACTTGGATTCAATTATGAAGGACCTGAGAGAGCTCTATTCCGAAGTAGAAGTCAAG GTAGCAGATCCTGTTGTATCATTTTGTGAAACTGTTGTTGAATCTTCCTCAATGAAATGTTTTGCCGAAACACCAAAcaagaagaataaaataactATG ATTGCCGAGCCGCTAGAAAGAGGTCTTGCAGAGGACATAGAGAATGGTGTTGTTAGCACTGACTGGAGTAAAAAGAAACTAGGTGAATTTTTCCAGACTAAATATGACTGGGATCTTCTTGCTGCACGGTCAATCTGGGCATTTGGCCCTGATAAGCAG GGTCCCAATATTCTGTTAGATGACACCCTTCCAACTGAAGTTAACAAGGATCTGATGAATGCCGTGAAGGATTCCATTGTTCAGGG ATTTCAGTGGGGTGCACGAGAAGGGCCTCTCTGTGATGAGCCCATCAGAAATGTTAAATTCAAGATTGTTGATGCAAAGATTGCTAATGAGTCACTCCATCGGGGGTCTGGCCAGATCATTCCAACAGCACGACGAGTGGCCTATTCAGCTTTCCTCATGGCTACTCCTCGGCTCATGGAACCAGTATATTATGTGGAG ATTCAAACACCAATAGATTGTGTGTCTGCAATTTACACTGTATTATCTCGAAGGCGTGGGCATGTTACTGCTGATGTTCCTCAGCCCGGCACCCCAGCTTATATTGTTAAG GCATTTTTGCCCGTGATAGAATCTTTTGGATTTGAAACAGACTTGAGATATCATACGCAAGGTCAAGCATTTTGCATGTCAGTTTTTGATCATTGGGCTATTGTTCCCGGAGATCCTCTGGATAAAAGCATTGTTTTGCGCCCACTTGAACCAGCACCTATACAGCATCTTGCCCGTGAGTTTATGGTGAAGACAAGACGTAGAAAG GGAATGAGTGAGGATGTGAGCATAAATAAGTTCTTCGATGAGGCTATGATGGTTGAACTGGCACAGCAGGCAGCAGACCTTCATCAACAAATGATGTGA